The proteins below come from a single uncultured Carboxylicivirga sp. genomic window:
- a CDS encoding TolC family protein, with product MHTKKLVTKLLFICASLSAGFSIQAQDTSSVLTLKQALLLAEKNNTEILKSLADVKKSQADKQNGLAAFLPTVELSYNYATTNDPLYAFGNKLQQGIVTQNDFNPSILNNPDRIDHFNTQLKVEQPIINVDAWMAKSSANHATKAAELKSDYTKEHIRFVVKQTYYALHLAKEKLTVLTKAYNATEAYVKVAKDNMEQGYLKNTDVLAVKVRLLDLEAKVKEAENQIQSVSEMLNFLLGRDLNTEIKTADKINKVEFTNTGTITVANRSDVMAIYNGLEATRLMKKSALMQFMPRINGFGIYNLYDSEFASFDTNSWMVGLSLQWKIFNGGKNIGSINKSKAVLTKTELSYKEYIEKENIELSKAIRNISVKESQAMSYQLAAEQAKESMRIMSERYKEGLERTSDLLANEASFEESELKRINAIYQYNVAVFKYQLLVSESNL from the coding sequence ATGCATACAAAAAAACTAGTAACAAAACTCCTTTTCATCTGTGCAAGCCTAAGTGCAGGCTTCTCAATACAAGCACAAGATACATCTAGTGTTTTAACATTAAAACAAGCATTACTGCTTGCTGAAAAAAACAATACCGAAATATTAAAAAGTCTAGCCGATGTAAAAAAATCACAAGCAGACAAACAAAATGGATTAGCTGCTTTTTTACCAACAGTTGAGTTATCCTATAATTATGCCACCACAAACGATCCTCTTTATGCATTTGGAAATAAACTACAGCAAGGAATTGTAACTCAAAACGATTTCAATCCTTCTATTTTAAATAATCCAGATAGAATTGATCACTTTAACACACAGTTAAAGGTTGAACAGCCTATAATTAATGTAGATGCGTGGATGGCTAAGAGTTCTGCTAACCATGCAACAAAGGCTGCTGAGTTAAAAAGTGACTATACCAAAGAACATATTCGCTTTGTTGTTAAGCAAACTTACTATGCCTTACATCTTGCTAAAGAAAAGCTAACCGTGCTTACAAAAGCATATAATGCAACAGAAGCCTATGTTAAGGTAGCTAAAGACAATATGGAACAAGGATATCTTAAAAACACGGATGTCCTTGCAGTAAAAGTCAGGTTACTGGATTTAGAAGCGAAGGTGAAAGAGGCCGAGAATCAGATTCAGTCGGTGAGTGAAATGTTGAATTTTCTTCTTGGAAGAGATCTTAACACAGAGATTAAAACAGCTGATAAAATCAATAAGGTTGAATTTACAAATACAGGTACTATTACGGTTGCAAACCGCTCTGATGTGATGGCTATTTACAATGGATTGGAAGCAACCCGTTTAATGAAAAAAAGTGCCTTGATGCAATTTATGCCTCGTATCAACGGATTTGGTATATACAATCTTTATGACTCTGAATTCGCCTCTTTTGACACAAACAGCTGGATGGTTGGATTAAGTCTTCAATGGAAAATATTTAATGGTGGAAAAAACATTGGCAGCATCAATAAGTCAAAGGCTGTGTTAACCAAAACAGAACTATCCTACAAAGAATATATCGAAAAAGAAAACATTGAACTTTCAAAAGCAATACGCAATATCAGCGTCAAGGAAAGTCAGGCGATGAGCTATCAATTAGCCGCTGAACAGGCAAAAGAATCAATGCGCATTATGTCTGAAAGATACAAGGAAGGCCTTGAGCGCACTTCTGACTTATTGGCTAATGAAGCCAGTTTTGAAGAAAGTGAATTGAAACGAATCAATGCAATTTACCAATACAATGTTGCCGTATTTAAATATCAACTATTGGTATCAGAATCCAACTTATAA
- a CDS encoding efflux RND transporter periplasmic adaptor subunit — MNKTFLLLMGAVILLHSCSSESAKNNNKQAVASKTITIKADKVAKMYTFSGTVSSVKKSTLSTRIMGQIEKVLVHEGDRVQKGQLLVALKSNDIIAKKSQVEANIAAAKASFENAKTDYNRIKSLFESKSATQKELDDITTHYLMAKAQLTAAKEAKIQVEETLNYADIKAPYDGVITDRFIDGGDMANPGMPLIAIESPSKFEVITRVPESEINLIEKADSVKVQLNHSTQNIKGYVARVSPSSRFSGSQFEARVILEPTKEQLSIIRSGVFAKVELAKGSEEKILVPTNLIVNRGQLNGIWSVSASGHAILRWVQLGETRGNKTEIISGLSTGDQLILESKSRLYDGLLLSLN; from the coding sequence ATGAATAAGACTTTTCTTTTACTGATGGGTGCAGTAATACTTTTGCACAGTTGTAGTTCCGAATCAGCAAAAAATAACAATAAGCAAGCCGTTGCTTCAAAAACAATAACCATTAAAGCTGATAAAGTTGCCAAAATGTACACATTCTCAGGTACTGTTTCGTCGGTGAAAAAATCGACTTTAAGCACCCGAATTATGGGCCAGATAGAAAAAGTATTGGTGCACGAAGGCGATAGGGTTCAAAAAGGACAATTATTAGTGGCTTTAAAAAGCAATGATATTATTGCCAAAAAAAGTCAGGTTGAAGCTAATATAGCGGCAGCAAAAGCATCCTTTGAGAATGCCAAAACAGATTATAACAGAATAAAATCGCTATTTGAAAGCAAAAGTGCTACCCAAAAGGAATTAGACGACATTACCACTCACTATTTAATGGCCAAAGCTCAGTTAACTGCTGCAAAAGAAGCTAAAATACAGGTGGAAGAAACCTTGAATTATGCCGATATAAAAGCTCCGTATGATGGCGTGATAACCGACCGTTTTATTGATGGTGGAGACATGGCTAATCCGGGGATGCCGTTGATAGCAATTGAATCTCCATCTAAGTTTGAAGTTATCACACGAGTGCCTGAATCTGAAATCAACTTAATAGAAAAGGCCGATTCTGTAAAAGTACAGCTTAATCACTCCACACAAAACATTAAGGGTTACGTTGCCCGTGTTAGTCCATCCAGCCGTTTCTCAGGTTCGCAATTCGAAGCTCGTGTTATTCTTGAGCCAACAAAAGAACAGCTTTCGATAATCAGAAGTGGAGTTTTTGCTAAAGTGGAATTAGCCAAAGGCAGCGAAGAAAAAATATTGGTACCTACTAACTTAATTGTTAACCGAGGACAATTAAACGGTATTTGGAGTGTGAGTGCATCGGGCCATGCCATATTACGATGGGTTCAATTAGGTGAAACACGGGGAAATAAAACAGAAATCATTTCAGGTTTATCAACGGGCGATCAACTCATTTTAGAGAGCAAAAGTCGCTTATACGATGGACTTCTACTTAGTCTTAACTAA
- a CDS encoding efflux RND transporter permease subunit has protein sequence MKTGFAGTIARLFINSKLTPLLMVAFLAIGIYSSYLTPREEEPQIDVPIADIYFRYPGASPKEVESRIVKPIEKIISNVKGVEYVYSTSMPEQAMLIVQFYVGEDVERSLVKLYNEIMKNMDLMPQGSSIPLVKTRSIDDVPVLGLTLWSENYSDYQLKRVAQELNSEIEKITDVSETKIIGGRNREIQVILNRNKMAAYKVDPLMIAQMIQSSNQQSSSGSFNQNNNEYLVTTGTFLESAEEVGNLVIGNNNNQPIYLHQVATINDGPQLPANYVAFGYGSANNEKDNYPGEYNAVTVSVAKIRGADAMRLTEQIEHKIEALKSELIPEDIHVEITRNYGESASDKVGELLLHLMGAIVAVTIVVMLAMGWRGGLVVFISVPITFALTMFSYYFLDYTLNRITLFALVFVTGIVVDDSIIIAENMHRHFKMRELPFWQAALRSIDEVGNPTILATFTVIAAVLPMIFVSGMMGPYMSPMPIGASIAMIFSLFVALMITPWLAYRLLKTEDDEDDTKDYSLEKTIIYKIYNKTMRPMIDSPVKRWSFIIGVTLLLFASASLFLFKVVTVKILPFDNKNEFQVVVDMPEGTTLEQTANVTKELAAYLRNHEMVDNYQTYVGTSAPINFNGLVRHYDIRRGSNVADIQVNLVSKKERDIQSHGIAKELRPALQEIGKKFKANVKVVEVPPGPPVMSTLVAEIYGPDHDSQIQVAKQVKDLFKTTESVVDIDWMVEDDQTEYTFNVNKEKAALYGITPQQVVHAININLRGATVSHLYAEKDHQQVGIQLRLSQQDRNNLDAIKKINLLSSYGDMVAVGDITDIGEKTKEKSIYRKNQKEVVYVTADVAGALESPVYAILDMSERLDEISLPDGYNIEEFYNGQPFLENEFGLKWDGEWQITYEVFRDLGTAFAVVLVIIYMLIVGWFQNLKVPFVMMIAIPLSLVGIVLGHLMLNAFFTATSMIGMIALAGIMVRNSILLIDFINIRLSEGADLKEAVIEAGAVRTTPILLTAGTVVIGAIVILFDPIFQGLAISLMGGTIASTFLTLIIVPLIFYMVEKKGDAKNTDNDYTAEEEDKNDADL, from the coding sequence ATGAAGACAGGTTTTGCGGGCACAATAGCCCGATTATTTATAAATTCGAAATTAACACCATTATTAATGGTGGCCTTTTTGGCAATTGGTATTTACAGCTCATACCTTACACCGCGCGAAGAAGAGCCTCAGATTGACGTGCCCATTGCAGATATTTATTTTCGTTATCCGGGTGCCAGCCCTAAAGAAGTAGAATCGAGAATTGTTAAACCCATTGAAAAAATCATTTCCAATGTAAAAGGAGTTGAATACGTTTACTCCACCTCTATGCCCGAACAAGCAATGCTGATTGTTCAATTCTATGTGGGTGAAGATGTGGAAAGAAGTCTGGTAAAATTGTACAACGAAATCATGAAGAACATGGATTTGATGCCACAAGGATCATCAATACCTTTAGTAAAGACACGTTCGATTGATGATGTACCAGTATTAGGCTTGACTTTATGGAGTGAGAATTATTCCGACTATCAACTAAAACGTGTTGCTCAGGAGCTCAATTCTGAAATTGAGAAAATAACTGATGTATCAGAAACCAAGATCATAGGTGGACGCAACAGAGAAATACAAGTTATATTGAATCGAAATAAAATGGCTGCTTATAAAGTTGATCCATTAATGATTGCCCAAATGATTCAATCATCGAACCAACAATCCTCTTCCGGATCGTTCAACCAAAACAACAATGAGTATTTAGTAACCACCGGTACCTTTTTAGAATCGGCCGAGGAAGTAGGAAACCTGGTTATCGGAAATAATAATAACCAGCCCATTTATCTTCATCAGGTAGCTACTATTAACGACGGCCCTCAGTTACCAGCCAATTATGTAGCTTTTGGTTACGGTTCGGCTAATAACGAAAAAGATAATTACCCGGGTGAATATAATGCGGTTACCGTATCTGTGGCAAAAATAAGAGGTGCGGATGCCATGCGTTTAACCGAACAAATTGAGCACAAGATTGAAGCCTTAAAGTCGGAATTAATTCCCGAGGATATTCATGTAGAAATTACACGTAACTATGGAGAGTCGGCGTCAGACAAAGTGGGTGAGTTATTGCTACACCTTATGGGGGCCATTGTAGCTGTAACTATAGTAGTTATGCTTGCTATGGGATGGCGCGGTGGATTAGTCGTATTTATATCTGTACCCATCACCTTTGCATTAACCATGTTTAGTTATTATTTTCTGGATTATACACTAAACCGCATTACCTTATTTGCATTGGTATTTGTAACCGGGATTGTTGTTGATGACTCTATCATCATTGCCGAAAATATGCACCGGCATTTTAAAATGCGCGAGCTACCATTTTGGCAAGCTGCCTTACGCTCCATCGACGAAGTAGGTAACCCAACTATACTGGCTACATTCACCGTAATAGCTGCTGTTCTGCCAATGATTTTTGTATCAGGCATGATGGGGCCTTATATGAGTCCGATGCCAATTGGAGCTTCAATTGCAATGATCTTCTCATTATTTGTTGCGTTGATGATCACACCATGGTTAGCTTATCGTTTATTAAAAACGGAAGACGATGAGGATGACACCAAAGATTATTCGTTGGAAAAAACCATCATCTATAAAATTTATAACAAAACAATGCGCCCCATGATCGATAGTCCTGTGAAAAGATGGTCGTTCATTATAGGGGTAACCCTCTTGCTTTTTGCATCAGCTAGTTTATTCTTATTTAAGGTTGTAACAGTTAAGATTTTGCCTTTCGATAATAAAAACGAATTTCAGGTGGTGGTAGATATGCCCGAAGGCACAACATTGGAGCAAACAGCCAATGTAACCAAAGAATTAGCTGCTTACCTGAGAAATCATGAAATGGTTGATAACTACCAAACCTATGTAGGTACATCGGCTCCAATAAATTTTAACGGATTGGTTCGTCATTACGACATCCGACGAGGCTCTAATGTTGCTGACATTCAGGTAAACCTGGTATCGAAAAAAGAGCGAGACATACAAAGTCATGGCATTGCTAAGGAACTACGCCCTGCTCTTCAGGAAATTGGTAAGAAGTTTAAAGCTAACGTAAAAGTAGTTGAAGTACCTCCCGGACCTCCTGTGATGTCCACTCTAGTGGCCGAAATTTATGGCCCCGATCATGATTCACAAATACAGGTAGCCAAACAAGTAAAAGATTTATTTAAAACCACAGAAAGTGTTGTTGATATTGATTGGATGGTGGAAGACGATCAAACAGAGTACACCTTCAATGTAAATAAAGAAAAGGCGGCTCTTTATGGCATTACACCTCAACAAGTAGTACATGCCATCAACATAAACCTTCGGGGGGCTACCGTTTCGCATTTATATGCCGAAAAAGATCACCAACAAGTTGGTATCCAACTACGATTATCGCAACAAGACCGGAATAATCTGGATGCAATAAAGAAAATCAACCTACTCTCTTCATATGGTGATATGGTAGCGGTTGGAGACATTACCGATATTGGAGAAAAAACGAAAGAAAAAAGCATCTATCGCAAAAATCAAAAAGAAGTTGTATACGTCACTGCCGACGTTGCCGGAGCACTGGAGAGTCCTGTTTATGCCATTTTAGATATGTCGGAAAGACTTGATGAAATATCACTTCCGGATGGCTACAACATTGAAGAGTTCTACAATGGCCAGCCTTTCCTCGAAAATGAGTTTGGCTTAAAATGGGATGGCGAATGGCAAATTACTTATGAAGTATTTCGTGATTTAGGAACTGCTTTTGCTGTAGTATTGGTAATTATTTACATGCTGATTGTGGGGTGGTTCCAAAATTTGAAAGTACCATTTGTTATGATGATTGCCATACCATTGTCGTTGGTTGGTATCGTTTTAGGACATTTAATGCTGAATGCTTTCTTTACGGCTACCTCAATGATTGGTATGATTGCACTGGCGGGTATAATGGTCCGAAACTCTATTCTACTAATCGACTTTATCAATATTCGTTTAAGCGAAGGTGCTGATTTGAAAGAAGCTGTGATTGAAGCAGGTGCCGTGCGTACCACTCCTATTTTATTAACAGCCGGAACAGTAGTAATCGGGGCCATTGTTATTTTGTTTGACCCTATTTTTCAAGGTCTGGCAATATCATTAATGGGTGGAACCATTGCTTCAACGTTTTTAACACTAATCATCGTTCCTCTTATCTTTTATATGGTTGAAAAAAAAGGTGACGCCAAAAATACTGATAACGATTATACAGCCGAAGAAGAAGATAAAAATGACGCTGATTTATAA
- the hemF gene encoding oxygen-dependent coproporphyrinogen oxidase, with protein sequence MINSDNIAEQFEQLQHQICKILDTADGQSVFEMNEWQKDIGRGVSGVMQNGKYIEKAAVNFSKVSGPFTQQMAQLLGENATHYTATGVSSILHPVNVHVPIIHMNVRYFELDNGISWFGGGIDLTPHYIIKEDARWFHQQLKEVCDNAHPNFYNRFKPWADEYFYLPHRNETRGIGGIFFDRIKPGKELNLEELLQFCLRLGELYPQIYSELIRRHGDKPVTKEERKWQLLRRGRYVEFNLVHDRGTKFGLVSGGNTESILLSMPPDASWEYMHTPEKDSKEAATLALLQKDIDWINI encoded by the coding sequence ATGATTAACTCTGATAATATAGCAGAACAATTCGAACAGCTTCAGCACCAAATTTGTAAGATATTAGATACTGCAGATGGCCAATCTGTATTTGAGATGAATGAATGGCAAAAAGACATAGGCAGGGGTGTTTCAGGAGTAATGCAAAACGGTAAATACATAGAAAAAGCAGCCGTCAATTTTTCAAAAGTAAGTGGTCCTTTCACTCAACAAATGGCCCAATTACTAGGCGAAAATGCCACACACTACACTGCTACAGGAGTTTCTTCCATTCTTCACCCGGTTAATGTTCATGTACCAATTATTCACATGAATGTTCGATACTTTGAGCTGGATAATGGTATTAGCTGGTTTGGTGGAGGCATTGATCTTACTCCTCATTACATTATAAAAGAAGATGCCCGATGGTTTCACCAGCAATTGAAAGAGGTGTGCGATAATGCTCATCCTAATTTCTACAATCGATTTAAACCTTGGGCCGACGAATACTTTTACTTACCTCATAGAAACGAAACGCGTGGAATTGGAGGTATCTTCTTTGATAGAATCAAACCCGGAAAGGAATTGAATTTGGAAGAATTACTTCAGTTTTGTCTTCGATTAGGAGAATTATATCCTCAAATCTATTCCGAATTAATTCGTCGTCATGGTGACAAACCTGTTACCAAAGAAGAACGAAAATGGCAATTGCTTCGTCGAGGCAGGTATGTTGAATTTAATTTAGTACACGATAGAGGCACCAAATTTGGGCTGGTATCAGGTGGAAATACCGAATCAATATTACTTAGCATGCCCCCCGACGCATCCTGGGAATATATGCACACGCCAGAAAAAGACTCTAAAGAAGCGGCAACATTAGCTTTACTTCAAAAAGATATAGATTGGATTAACATCTGA
- the asnB gene encoding asparagine synthase B: MCGFAVYTGSDKMDKLTFASEFKKIQYRGPDNSITRDFEDDGWMGFHRLSIMDVSAAGNQPLVYKHINLVCNGEVYNYNELKAEYESSFEFKSNSDCEVIIPLFLEKGIEETAKSLDAEYVFVIYDSVAKKYFAARDPIGIRPLFYGYSKDGDIMFASEMKSLHKLCDEVKPFPPGYYYDGENFKQYRDISKVDAFVEDDLETVYKNINEKLTLGIEKRLTADVPVGFLLSGGLDSSIVCAVGAKMLNKPIRTFAVGIEDDPIDTKYARQVADYLGADHTEVLFKRQDIFDSLSHLIYCIETYDITTIRASMGMYMVTKYVAENTDIKVLMTGEISDEIFGYKYTDYAPSPEAFQEEAEKRIKEIYMYDVLRADRSISCNGLEARVPFGDLDFVNYVMSIPAEKKMNFTGVGKYLLRKAFEGDYLPHDILYREKAAFSDAVGHSCVDYLKAYAEELYTDEDVQKAQFKYKHASPISKESLMYREIFESHFPGRSETVVDFWMPNKTWENCDVNDPSARVLPNYGASGS, translated from the coding sequence ATGTGTGGATTTGCAGTGTATACAGGAAGTGACAAAATGGACAAACTCACGTTTGCCAGTGAGTTCAAAAAGATCCAGTACCGTGGGCCAGATAACTCAATTACCCGCGATTTTGAAGATGATGGTTGGATGGGATTCCACCGCCTGAGCATTATGGATGTATCAGCAGCCGGTAACCAGCCTTTAGTTTATAAGCACATTAATTTGGTATGTAATGGAGAGGTATACAATTATAATGAGCTAAAAGCTGAGTACGAATCATCATTCGAGTTCAAATCAAATAGCGATTGTGAGGTAATCATTCCTTTATTTTTAGAAAAAGGAATTGAAGAAACAGCCAAATCATTAGATGCAGAGTACGTATTTGTTATTTACGACTCGGTAGCCAAAAAATATTTTGCAGCACGCGATCCAATCGGTATCCGTCCATTATTCTACGGATATTCAAAAGATGGCGACATCATGTTTGCCAGCGAAATGAAGAGCTTGCACAAACTTTGCGACGAGGTAAAACCTTTCCCTCCTGGATATTATTATGATGGCGAAAACTTTAAGCAGTATCGCGATATATCAAAAGTAGATGCTTTTGTTGAAGATGATTTAGAAACGGTATATAAAAACATCAACGAAAAATTAACTTTAGGTATTGAAAAAAGACTAACTGCTGATGTACCGGTAGGGTTTCTTTTAAGTGGAGGTTTAGATTCTAGTATTGTCTGTGCCGTTGGTGCTAAAATGCTGAATAAACCTATCAGAACATTTGCTGTTGGTATCGAAGACGATCCTATCGATACAAAATATGCTCGACAGGTAGCTGATTACCTGGGAGCGGACCATACAGAAGTATTATTTAAGCGTCAGGATATTTTTGATTCCCTTAGTCACCTTATTTATTGCATCGAAACATACGATATAACCACTATTCGTGCTTCAATGGGAATGTATATGGTAACCAAATACGTTGCCGAAAACACCGATATCAAAGTACTGATGACGGGTGAAATAAGCGATGAAATTTTCGGATATAAATACACCGATTATGCTCCTTCGCCAGAAGCATTTCAGGAAGAAGCTGAAAAAAGAATCAAAGAAATTTACATGTACGATGTGCTGCGTGCCGACAGAAGCATCTCGTGTAATGGATTAGAGGCACGCGTTCCTTTTGGCGATCTGGACTTTGTTAATTATGTAATGAGCATTCCTGCCGAAAAGAAAATGAACTTTACAGGTGTTGGAAAATACTTATTACGCAAAGCTTTCGAAGGAGATTATCTCCCTCATGATATTCTTTATCGCGAAAAAGCAGCTTTCTCTGACGCAGTAGGACATAGTTGTGTTGATTACCTGAAAGCCTATGCTGAAGAATTATATACAGATGAAGATGTACAAAAAGCGCAATTTAAATATAAGCATGCATCACCTATTTCAAAAGAATCATTGATGTATCGCGAGATATTTGAATCACATTTCCCAGGCCGAAGCGAAACTGTTGTTGACTTCTGGATGCCTAACAAAACTTGGGAAAACTGTGATGTAAACGACCCAAGTGCACGCGTGTTACCAAATTACGGAGCAAGCGGTAGCTAA
- a CDS encoding SRPBCC domain-containing protein, translating into MPKDFKTRIKIKAEVEDVFAAFTNPFTIELWSGYPAVMSTVPGSEFSLWEGDIVGHIVEVEDQQRIVQEWYFGPQEEQSIVTIKLFPQGGSKVQVDVFHTNIPNEAFDEIVEGWNEYFLGPIKEFLEIE; encoded by the coding sequence ATGCCAAAAGATTTTAAAACGCGTATTAAGATAAAAGCGGAGGTAGAAGATGTATTTGCAGCTTTCACCAATCCGTTTACCATTGAATTGTGGAGTGGTTATCCTGCTGTTATGAGTACGGTACCTGGTTCAGAATTTTCGTTATGGGAAGGCGATATCGTCGGTCATATCGTTGAAGTGGAAGACCAGCAACGAATTGTTCAGGAATGGTATTTCGGTCCGCAAGAAGAACAATCTATAGTAACCATCAAATTATTTCCGCAAGGGGGTAGTAAAGTTCAGGTTGATGTATTTCATACCAACATACCCAACGAAGCGTTTGATGAAATAGTAGAAGGCTGGAATGAATATTTCCTTGGACCTATCAAAGAATTTTTAGAGATAGAATAG
- the nspC gene encoding carboxynorspermidine decarboxylase: MAIDYKQIPSPCYVLDETRLRRNLELIKSVQDKAGIEIIMAFKACAMWSAFPIINEYIPRAAASSIHEARLAFEEMGTKAHTYSPAFTTKEFAQILNYSSHITFNSLTQFEMHKETLAEHSEQVSVGLRINPEFSDVETDLYNPCAPGTRLGVATSNLPSELPVEIEGLHFHSLCESSSFDLEKTLEAIEEKFASYLTQAKWINMGGGHLMTRKGYDTDHLIKILKAFREKWNLKVILEPGSAFMWQTGDLVSSVVDIVMDHGIRTAILDVSFTAHMPDCLEMPYKPKITDSYHEPVEGKPTYRLGGNSCLAGDYMGLWSFDKELSIGDQLIFEDMIHYTMVKTTMFNGVPHPAIAIWNDKKGLNIIREFTYEDYKGRMG, from the coding sequence ATGGCTATTGACTACAAACAAATACCATCTCCTTGCTACGTTTTAGACGAAACACGATTAAGGAGAAACCTCGAATTGATTAAATCAGTTCAAGATAAAGCAGGCATTGAGATCATCATGGCCTTTAAAGCCTGTGCTATGTGGAGTGCATTTCCAATTATTAACGAATACATTCCACGTGCTGCCGCTAGTTCCATTCACGAAGCTCGTTTGGCCTTTGAAGAAATGGGAACGAAAGCTCACACCTACTCTCCTGCTTTTACAACAAAAGAGTTTGCTCAAATACTTAATTATAGCAGTCATATTACCTTCAACTCACTTACGCAGTTTGAGATGCACAAAGAAACCCTTGCTGAACATAGCGAGCAAGTTTCTGTTGGATTACGCATTAATCCTGAGTTTAGTGATGTTGAAACTGATTTATATAATCCTTGTGCTCCCGGAACTCGTTTAGGTGTTGCTACGAGCAACTTACCTAGCGAATTACCTGTAGAAATCGAAGGACTTCACTTTCATTCGTTGTGCGAATCTTCATCATTTGATTTGGAGAAAACACTGGAAGCTATTGAAGAAAAGTTTGCCTCGTATCTAACCCAGGCTAAATGGATAAATATGGGTGGCGGACATTTAATGACTCGTAAAGGCTATGACACCGATCATTTAATTAAGATACTAAAAGCTTTTAGAGAAAAGTGGAACCTGAAAGTAATTTTGGAACCTGGCAGTGCTTTTATGTGGCAAACAGGCGACTTAGTTTCATCTGTTGTAGATATTGTGATGGATCATGGAATCAGAACAGCTATTTTAGATGTATCGTTTACAGCCCACATGCCCGATTGTCTGGAAATGCCATACAAACCCAAAATAACAGATTCGTATCACGAACCTGTTGAAGGTAAGCCAACCTATCGCTTAGGCGGAAACAGTTGCCTGGCTGGCGATTATATGGGACTATGGTCGTTCGATAAGGAACTAAGCATTGGCGATCAGCTTATTTTTGAGGATATGATCCACTACACCATGGTTAAAACTACCATGTTCAATGGAGTACCTCATCCGGCCATTGCCATTTGGAATGATAAAAAAGGATTGAATATAATTCGTGAATTTACTTACGAAGATTATAAAGGTAGAATGGGCTGA
- a CDS encoding saccharopine dehydrogenase family protein: MGKVLIIGAGGVGTVVAHKMASLPEVFTEIMLASRTKSKCDVIANKIGNNRVQTAQVDADNVPELVELINSFKPDIVVNVALPYQDLTIMDACLETKTAYLDTANYEPLDEAKYEYKWQWAYKERFKEAGITAILGCGFDPGVTSIYTAYAAKHHFDEIQYLDIVDCNGGDHGKAFATNFNPEINIREVTQKGKYWQDGQWVETEPHEIHKPLNYPNIGDRESYVIYHEELESLVKNFPSIKRARFWMTFGQEYLTHLRVIQNIGMAGIEPIMYEGKEIVPIQFLKAVLPDPGDLGENYTGETSIGCRIKGVKDGEEKTYYVYNNCKHQDAYNETGAQGVSYTTGVPATIGAMMYLQGLWKKPGVFNVEEFDPDPFMEQLNMLGLPWNELHNVDLEL; encoded by the coding sequence ATGGGTAAAGTTCTGATTATTGGCGCAGGCGGTGTAGGAACCGTTGTAGCCCATAAAATGGCATCCTTGCCAGAGGTGTTTACAGAAATAATGTTGGCAAGTCGTACAAAAAGTAAGTGTGATGTCATTGCCAATAAAATTGGAAACAACAGGGTACAAACAGCGCAGGTTGATGCCGACAATGTACCTGAGTTGGTAGAATTGATCAATTCTTTCAAACCGGATATCGTAGTTAACGTGGCTCTTCCTTACCAGGACTTGACCATTATGGATGCCTGTTTAGAAACCAAAACTGCTTATCTCGATACCGCTAACTACGAACCATTAGATGAAGCCAAGTACGAGTACAAATGGCAATGGGCGTACAAAGAGCGATTTAAAGAAGCTGGCATTACAGCCATTTTAGGCTGTGGTTTTGATCCGGGCGTAACCAGCATTTACACTGCTTATGCAGCCAAACACCATTTCGATGAAATTCAATATTTGGATATTGTTGATTGTAATGGCGGCGATCATGGTAAAGCATTTGCTACTAATTTCAACCCCGAAATCAACATCCGCGAAGTAACCCAAAAAGGAAAATATTGGCAAGATGGTCAATGGGTAGAAACAGAACCACACGAAATTCATAAACCATTGAATTACCCAAATATTGGCGATCGCGAATCGTATGTTATTTATCACGAGGAACTGGAATCGCTGGTTAAGAATTTCCCAAGTATCAAACGTGCTCGTTTCTGGATGACGTTTGGTCAGGAATACCTGACTCACTTGCGCGTAATTCAAAATATTGGAATGGCCGGTATTGAGCCTATTATGTATGAAGGCAAGGAAATTGTTCCTATACAATTCTTAAAAGCTGTTCTTCCTGATCCAGGTGACTTGGGCGAAAACTACACTGGAGAAACATCAATTGGATGCCGCATTAAAGGAGTAAAAGATGGTGAAGAAAAAACTTACTACGTATATAATAACTGCAAACACCAGGATGCATACAACGAAACAGGTGCACAAGGTGTGAGCTACACTACTGGTGTTCCTGCTACTATTGGTGCAATGATGTACCTGCAAGGTTTATGGAAAAAACCAGGTGTATTTAACGTTGAAGAATTTGATCCGGACCCATTTATGGAACAACTTAATATGTTAGGTTTACCTTGGAATGAATTACACAATGTTGATCTTGAGTTGTAA